The sequence TGCACGTCGAGGTCGTCCGTCCGCGCGCCACCGAAAACGGTCTTCGCGTCCCGGTGGTGTACCAGGCGAGCCCCTACTACGCGGGCGGCAACCCGATCACCAACCACAACGTCGATCGCGAACTGTACGTGCCGGGCAAGCCGCTCGGCGAGATCACGTGGCGATACCAGGACTACTTCCTCGCCCGTGGTTTCGCCGTCGTCTACGCCGAGTCGCTCGGGACAGGGCGGTCCACAGGGTGTCCCACCACAGGCGGCGAGAACGAGACGCTCGGCGCCACGTCGGTGATCGACTGGCTGAACGGGCGTGCCGGGGCGCGCGACGCCGAGGGAAGGCGGGTGAACGCAGGCTGGACGACGGGGCGGACCGCGATGATGGGGGTCTCGTACAACGGCACCCTCCCCAACGCCGTCGCGACGACGGGCGTCGAGGGCCTGGAGACCATCGTGCCGATCGCGGCCATCTCGAACTGGTACGACTACTACAGGGAGAACGGTGCCGTCGTGGCTCCCGGCGGTTTCCAGGGTGAGGATGCCGACGTACTCGCCGAGTACGTCTACACGCGGGCGGATCAGGAGATCTGCCGTCCCGTCATCGACCGTCTCGAGCAGGAACAGGACCGGCTCACCGGCGACTACAGCGACTTCTGGCACGAACGGAACTATCTCGACGACGTCGGCAACGTGAAGGCGTCGGTACTCGCCGTGCACGGTCTCTCCGACTGGAACGTCACGGTCAGCCAGGTCGCCGAGTGGTGGGACGCGCTGGCCGAGCACGGTGTGGAACGCAGCATCTGGCTGCACCAGTCCGGTCACGCAGATCCGTACTCCCTGCGCAAGGAGGAGTGGCTGACCACGCTGAACCGCTGGTTCAGCCACTACCTCTACGGCATCGACAACGGTGTCGAGACCGAACCGAGGGCCACGGTCCAGCGCGAGGACGGCTCGTGGACCAGGGAGGCCGACTGGCCCGCTCCCGGGACGGAGGACGCCACGTTGCGCCTCGGTCCCGGCGGGGGAGAACGAGGTGCGCTCGGCGTCCATCGTTCGCCTGGCAGGCCCGTCGTCGAGTGGCTCACGGACGACGCAACGAAGAAGGTCGAGGACCTGGTGAACGCGCCGGCGTCGGAGCACCGGCTGTCCTACAGCACCGAAGCGGCGAGCGTTCCGGTGAGGATCAGCGGCACACCGTCGGTGACGTTGCGGATGGTGTTCGACCGTCCCGCCGCCAACGTGACCGCGGTTCTCGTGGACCGCGCTCAGGACGGCAGCTCCCACGTGATCACCCGTGGGTGGATCGACCCGCAGAACAGGCACGGCGCGTCCCGCACCAAGGCATTGCGTCCCGGGGTGCCGTACCAGGTGTCCTTCGAGCTTCAGCCGCAGGACTACATCGTCCAGGAAGGGCACCGCCTCGAATTCGTCCTCGTCTCGAGCGACCACGACTTCACCCTGCGTCCCACCCCTGGTACCGGAGTCGGTCTCGACGTGGGTCGTTCGACGGTGACCGTGCCGGTCGTGGGCGGGTCCGAGACGATTCGACGAGCGTTTCCGGTGTCCTGAGGGTGGCGCGAGCACTTACCACACTCCCCCGACACTCCCCGCGTCAGCGAGGCCCCTCCGCCCCGGCTGTGGACAACCGGCCCTCGTAGTCCACAGCCACCGCCCACCCCTTCGCACCGCGGCTTTCCCGGTCCATCGTGGACCCATGACACCTTCTCCCACAACGGATTCCAGGCCCGCCAACACCGCCAAGGTCGATCTGCGTGATCCCGGCGACTTGCTCGCGGCAACGCCGCACCTGCTGGGTTTCGAACCCAGCGACTCGGTGTTGCTGGTGGGGCACCGGGGCACCGAGGGCACGCGAATCGGCAACATCGTGCGGGCCGACCTGCCGCCACCCGGAAGTGAAACGGCCTTGGCGCGGCAGCTTCTCGGCCCGCTGGCTCGTGAGTCGGTCGCCGTCACCGTGGCCGTCGTGGGTGGACTTCGGAGCGCAGGCTCCGCTGTTCCACCGGCCACGGCCGTCGTCGCCGCCGTCGGCGAGGTGTTCGGGAAGGCCGGGTTGCGGGTTCTGCATGCCCTGTGGACACCTCGCATCAGCGCGGGAGCGCCGTGGCGATGTTACGAGGACGCCTGTTGCGCCGGTCATCTTCCCGATCCGGCAAGCACGGTGATGGCGGCCGTCAGCGCTCACGCGGGTCTCGTCACCCACAGCAGCAGGGCCGCCATGGAAAGGCAGCTTCAACCCGTGGCGGCCGACGTGCTCGCGCGCAGGGCCGCCATGCTGAGCCACCGCACGGCCGACGGATTACGCGACGACACGACATCACTGCGACGAGGCAGGGCCGCGGTCCGCACAGTGCTCGCGCGCGTGTGGAAGGAAACGCTGCACCTCTCCGACACCGAGGTGGTCGAACTGGCAGTCGCCCTTTCGTTGCCACAGATCAGGGATGCGTGCTTGGCTACCGCCCTGCCTGTCGGCAGCGGACGCGCGATGACCGCCGAACGTCTCTGGCTCCTGCTCACCAAGCACACGCCTGCTCCTGAACGCGCCGAACCCGCGACCTTGCTGGCGTACTCGGCTTACGTGCGCGGAGAGGGTGCGCTCGCCGGCATGGCTCTCGACGCTGCCCAGCAGGCAGACCCGGGTCACATACTGTCCGAACTGCTCAGGAAGGCACTCGAACACGGTGTGCCGCCGAAGAGACTCGTTGGCCTGGCGAGTTCGTGCGAAGCGGGGCCGATCTGGACAGCTCCGGACGACGATCCCGATGCGGGGAAACCGCCGGACCGGCCCTCGCCGAACTCTCCGGCAAGACCGCCTACCGAGCCTCCTGACGGCGCTGGGTGAACGCCCAAGCGTCGCTGACAATGCCGGAAAGGTCGGTGTGCTGCGGTTTCCAGCCGAGCTTGTCCTGTGCCTTGTCGCTGGCGGCCACGAGCACGGCCGGGTCCCCTGCGCGGCGCTGTGCCACCACGGCGGGGATCTCGTGCCCGGTGACCTCGCGGCAAGCGTCGATCACCTGCCGGACTGAGAAGCCGGTGCCGTTGCCCAGGTTGAAGATCTCGTGCTCCCCAGGGTTCGCGTGTCCCAGAGCGAGCAAGTGAGCGTCGGCGAGATCGACCACGTGGATGTAGTCACGGATCGCCGTTCCGTCCTCGGTCGGGTAGTCGTTACCGTAGATCTGCACCTGGGCGCGGTCTCCGGTGGCGACCTGGAGGATCAGCGGAATGAGGTGCGTCTCGGTGGTGTGCCGTTCGCCGTAGTTGCCGTAGGCGCCCGCGACGTTGAAGTAGCGCAGGCTCACCGCAGCGAGGCCGTGCGCACGGGCGTAGCTCGTGATGGCGTGGTCGATGGCGAGTTTGGTGGCGCCGTAGGTGTTGGTGGGCGACGTCGGCGCGATTTCCGGTATCGGCGTGGTCTCCGGCTCGCCATAGGTCGCGGCTGTCGAGGAGAACACCAGGCGCGGAACACCGTGCGTCCGCATGGCGTCCAGCAACCGGAGGGAGGTCAAAACGTTGCCGCGCCAGTAGGTTCCCGGGTCCTGCATGGACTCGCCTACCAGGCTCTTGGCGGCGAAGTGCAGAACCCCGTCGAACCCTTCTGCCAGAAGCGTTCCCGCGACCTCGGCCGCGTCACCCTGGACGAAGCGCGCGCCTTCGGGAATCGCGTCGGCGTGGCCGGTGGACAGGTCATCGACCACGGTGACCTCGTGTCCCGCCTCGAGTAGCCGGGCCGTGCACACACTTCCGATGTAGCCTGCTCCGCCCGTGACAACGAGTTTCATGGGCGTGCTCGACGTCGTGGTGTCGGTGGGCATTCGTGCGGGCCCTTTCTCGGATGGGAAGAACGTTTCAGTGGTACGAGGCGACAGTGTGCACCTCTCGGGGACCAGTCCGGAGAGCGGGGTCGGCGTGCGCGTCAGCCCCGGCCTGCTCCCTGCGACGGCACGGCTGTGAACAGGCGCGGCGTTCGGAGTCGTGCCGAGCGGAAACCACGGCGTATCGCGGAGGCGACGCGGGGAAGGGCTTCGGTGTGAACCAGCGCGATGGCCGAGCCGCCAAAACCGGCTCCGGTCATCCGCGCTCCGAGTGCGCCTGCCGAGCGGGCCAGATGCACGGCGAGGTCGAGTTCTGGGGAGGAGACCCGGTAGTCGTCGCGGAGGCTGTCGTGGGAGGCGTCGAGGAGAGGGCCGATGTCCGCGTAGCGGTGCTGGCGTAGCAGCCGCACCACGTCGAGCACGCGAGCGTTCTCGGTCACGACGTGGTGCACCAGCGGGCGCAGTTGTCGCGGAACCGCGATGAGGGCGTCGGCGAGATCGGTGGGGGTGAGTTCGCCGAGGGAGCCGAGGCCGAGGAGGCGGGCGGCGTTGTCAGTGGCGCGACGCCGGTCGGCGTAGCCGGAATCGCTGTTGCGGTGCCGCACCCGGGTGTCGATCACCAGTACGGCGAGATTCGCGGCTTCCGCGGCGAAGGGCACCTGCTCGCGGTGGTCGGTGGACACATCGAAGAACAACACGTGGTCGGCGATACAGCACAGGGAGGCCATCTGGTCGAGCACACCGGTGGGCACACCGACGAAGTCGTTCTCGGCACGCTGCGCCCAACGGGCGATCGTGGCGCGTTGTGCGTCGTCGGGGCTAGGCCGTTCCGCCACGCCCAGCAGGGCGAGAGCCGTGGCGCATTCCAGTGCCGCAGACGACGCGAGGCCGGCACCTGCGGGCACGTCGGTGGCGACAACGAGATCGGCACCCAACTCGATCCCGTGATCGCGCAGTACCCACACCACCCCGGCGACGTAGGCGGCCCATCCGGAAGGGCGGCCAGGACGAAGGTGCCGCAACTCCACCGGTTCCGCGCGCTGAACGCGACCGTCGGAGCCCAGGGTGGCGATGGTGAGCAGCCGGTCACCACGTGGTGCGACGGCGACCGCCGTGCGATGCGGAAGCGCGAACGGCAGGACGCAGCCGCCGTTGTAGTCGGTGTGCTCACCGACAAGGTTGACGCGTCCCGGGGCTGACCACACCCCCTGTGGTGGCCGTCCGTGTACGGAGGTGAAGGACGCCGCGGCGAGCCGCGCGGCGTCCTTCACCTCCGTTGCGGGGAGCCTGCTCACCGGTTTCCCGTGACAGGAGCCTGGGAGGCCGTCGTCACCGCGCTTGTGCGAGTACCGCGTGTAGTGCCGAGGTCGGAATGCTCGCCGTGATGGTGGTGCCGGAATCGTCGGACACCTCGACGGTCGAGTCGCCGTTCGCGGCCTTGCCGATCGTGACCGTCCGCCCTGGCACGATACCGACCGAACGGAGCTGTCCCATCAGCCGTTCGTCGAGCTGGACGTGCTCGGCGATACGCCGGATCTCGACCTTGCCGCCGCCGGCCTTCGCGACCTCGTCGAGGCGGACAAGGTCGGCTTCGGCAGGTGGAGCAGGCTCACTGGCGGCGTCGAGCTTGTCGAGTCCGGGAATCGGATTGCCGTACGGAGAGGTGGTGGGATTGTTGAGCAGCTTGATGAGCTTGCGCTCCACGGCCTCACTCATGACGTGCTCCCACCGGCACGCCTCGTTGTGGACGTGCTCCCACTCCAGTCCGATCACATCCACGAGCAGCCGCTCGGCGAGCCGGTGTTTCCGCATGACGGCGACCGCCAGCTCGCGCCCGTGGTCGGTGAGCTTGAGATGCCGGTCGTCGGCGACGACCACGAGGCCGTCTCGCTCCATGCGCGCCACCGTCTGGCTCACCGTCGGCCCGCTCTGGTGCAGCCGCTCCGCGATCCGCGCCCGAAGTGGGACGACACCTTCCTCTTCGAGCTCGTAGATGGTGCGCAAGTACATCTCGGTGGTATCGATGAGATCATTCACGCCTGTCCCCTTTGTTCGCCCTTACTCATGGTAGTGGCTGGTCCTGACACCGAGGGCACGCGTCACCGACGCCCCTGGCGCGGGCTGCGGGCAGGATGGGTACATGCGACCCGTCATCTCGACCTCCGACCTCGCGGACCTCTTGGCCACCGGTACACCTCCGACGGTGCTCGACGTCCGCTGGCGGCTCACCGGCCCTCCTGGACGCGAGTCCTATGCCGAGGCACACGTGCCGGGCGCGGTGTTCCTCGATGTGGACACGGACCTGGCGAGTGAGCCGGGACCAGGAGGAAGGCATCCGCTGCCCGAGCCCGAAGCGCTGCAACGCACCTTGCGTGCCGCAGGGGTCGGCGAGTCGAAGCCCGTGATCGTCTACGACGACGCAGACGGTTCGGTCGCGGCGAGGGCGTGGTGGCTGCTCCGCTGGTCGGGACACCGGCAGGTCGCGGTGCTCGACGGAGGCTTCGCCGCGTGGCTGGCGGAGGGGCGTCCGGTCACCCGTACCGTGCCGGAGCCCGTGCGGGGAGACCTGGTGGTGCGACCTGCAGCGCTGCCTGTACTCGACGCGGACGGTGCGGCCGAGCTCGCCAGGCACGGTGTGCTGCTGGACGCCCGCGCGCCGCAGCGGTACACGGGGGAGACGGAGCCGGTGGACCCCAGGCCGGGGCATGTGCCCGGAGCTGTGAACTCCCCGTTCACCGCGCATGCTGGTGAGGACGGGCGCTGGCGATCACCGGAGGAACTCGCGCGGCACTTCGCCGGACTCGGTGTCGGCCCCGGCACGCCGGTCGGCGCCTACTGCGGGTCGGGTGTCACCGCGTGCTCGGTGGTGCTGGCGCTCGAACTTTCCGGGCTGAGGGATCAGGACCGGCCTGCGGCGCTGTACGCGGGATCGTGGTCGAACTGGGTGGCCGATCCCGGAAGGCCCGCGGCGACCGGCCCCGATCCCGGCTGAGCGCCGCAACGGGGGCACCGGCCGACGTGACGCCTTAAGCTCGGGTGTCATGTCGAGTCCGGCCGTTGTCTGGGATCCCGCTCTCCTCGCCTACAACCTGGGCGACGACCATCCGTTCAACCCGGTTCGCCTCGATCTCACCATCCGCCTCGCCACGGCGCTCGGGGTGCTCGAGGACGTGCCTTTCCTCGTTCCCGAACCGGCCGTGGCCGAGCAGCTGTACCGGGCTCACACGGCGGAGTACGTCGAGGCTGTCAGGCAGGCGCCGATGGCGGGTTGGGACGTGGGACACGGGCTCGGCACGCCGGACAACCCTGTGTTCACCGACATGCACGAGGCGTCGGCGCTCGTGGTCGGGTCCACGCTTCTCGGAGCGCGCCGGATCGCGGAGGGCAGGGCGCTTCGGGCAGTGAACATCGCGGGCGGGTTGCATCACGCTATGGGCGACCGCGCGTCGGGTTTCTGTGTGTACAACGACTGCGTGGTGGCGATCTCGTGGTTGCTCGACCACGGTTTCGATCGGATCGCCTACGTCGATACGGACGTGCATCACGGTGACGGTGTGCAGGCCGCATTTTACTCCGATCCGCGTGTGCTGACGATCTCGCTGCATCAGCATCCGTTCACGTTGTTTCCCGGCACCGGGTACGCGGGGGAGATCGGCGAGGGTGCTGCCGGTGGAAGGGCTGTGAACCTGCCGCTGCCGCCCGCGACGAAGGACGCGGGGTGGTTCCGCGCCTTCCACGCGGTGGTGCCGTCGGTGCTGGCCGCGTTCCGGCCCCAGATCCTCGTGACGCAGTGCGGTGTCGATTCGC comes from Saccharomonospora xinjiangensis XJ-54 and encodes:
- a CDS encoding Xaa-Pro dipeptidyl-peptidase, translated to MVNTILVAAVRSGGFVRVKRVSIVLAAVAVSLPLVAVSATADEVPQPVFADGQAQPVYDPADVVREDVWVEAGVDSDHDGVEDVVHVEVVRPRATENGLRVPVVYQASPYYAGGNPITNHNVDRELYVPGKPLGEITWRYQDYFLARGFAVVYAESLGTGRSTGCPTTGGENETLGATSVIDWLNGRAGARDAEGRRVNAGWTTGRTAMMGVSYNGTLPNAVATTGVEGLETIVPIAAISNWYDYYRENGAVVAPGGFQGEDADVLAEYVYTRADQEICRPVIDRLEQEQDRLTGDYSDFWHERNYLDDVGNVKASVLAVHGLSDWNVTVSQVAEWWDALAEHGVERSIWLHQSGHADPYSLRKEEWLTTLNRWFSHYLYGIDNGVETEPRATVQREDGSWTREADWPAPGTEDATLRLGPGGGERGALGVHRSPGRPVVEWLTDDATKKVEDLVNAPASEHRLSYSTEAASVPVRISGTPSVTLRMVFDRPAANVTAVLVDRAQDGSSHVITRGWIDPQNRHGASRTKALRPGVPYQVSFELQPQDYIVQEGHRLEFVLVSSDHDFTLRPTPGTGVGLDVGRSTVTVPVVGGSETIRRAFPVS
- a CDS encoding DUF4192 domain-containing protein, coding for MTPSPTTDSRPANTAKVDLRDPGDLLAATPHLLGFEPSDSVLLVGHRGTEGTRIGNIVRADLPPPGSETALARQLLGPLARESVAVTVAVVGGLRSAGSAVPPATAVVAAVGEVFGKAGLRVLHALWTPRISAGAPWRCYEDACCAGHLPDPASTVMAAVSAHAGLVTHSSRAAMERQLQPVAADVLARRAAMLSHRTADGLRDDTTSLRRGRAAVRTVLARVWKETLHLSDTEVVELAVALSLPQIRDACLATALPVGSGRAMTAERLWLLLTKHTPAPERAEPATLLAYSAYVRGEGALAGMALDAAQQADPGHILSELLRKALEHGVPPKRLVGLASSCEAGPIWTAPDDDPDAGKPPDRPSPNSPARPPTEPPDGAG
- the galE gene encoding UDP-glucose 4-epimerase GalE, with product MPTDTTTSSTPMKLVVTGGAGYIGSVCTARLLEAGHEVTVVDDLSTGHADAIPEGARFVQGDAAEVAGTLLAEGFDGVLHFAAKSLVGESMQDPGTYWRGNVLTSLRLLDAMRTHGVPRLVFSSTAATYGEPETTPIPEIAPTSPTNTYGATKLAIDHAITSYARAHGLAAVSLRYFNVAGAYGNYGERHTTETHLIPLILQVATGDRAQVQIYGNDYPTEDGTAIRDYIHVVDLADAHLLALGHANPGEHEIFNLGNGTGFSVRQVIDACREVTGHEIPAVVAQRRAGDPAVLVAASDKAQDKLGWKPQHTDLSGIVSDAWAFTQRRQEAR
- the galK gene encoding galactokinase — translated: MSRLPATEVKDAARLAAASFTSVHGRPPQGVWSAPGRVNLVGEHTDYNGGCVLPFALPHRTAVAVAPRGDRLLTIATLGSDGRVQRAEPVELRHLRPGRPSGWAAYVAGVVWVLRDHGIELGADLVVATDVPAGAGLASSAALECATALALLGVAERPSPDDAQRATIARWAQRAENDFVGVPTGVLDQMASLCCIADHVLFFDVSTDHREQVPFAAEAANLAVLVIDTRVRHRNSDSGYADRRRATDNAARLLGLGSLGELTPTDLADALIAVPRQLRPLVHHVVTENARVLDVVRLLRQHRYADIGPLLDASHDSLRDDYRVSSPELDLAVHLARSAGALGARMTGAGFGGSAIALVHTEALPRVASAIRRGFRSARLRTPRLFTAVPSQGAGRG
- a CDS encoding metal-dependent transcriptional regulator is translated as MNDLIDTTEMYLRTIYELEEEGVVPLRARIAERLHQSGPTVSQTVARMERDGLVVVADDRHLKLTDHGRELAVAVMRKHRLAERLLVDVIGLEWEHVHNEACRWEHVMSEAVERKLIKLLNNPTTSPYGNPIPGLDKLDAASEPAPPAEADLVRLDEVAKAGGGKVEIRRIAEHVQLDERLMGQLRSVGIVPGRTVTIGKAANGDSTVEVSDDSGTTITASIPTSALHAVLAQAR
- a CDS encoding sulfurtransferase; protein product: MRPVISTSDLADLLATGTPPTVLDVRWRLTGPPGRESYAEAHVPGAVFLDVDTDLASEPGPGGRHPLPEPEALQRTLRAAGVGESKPVIVYDDADGSVAARAWWLLRWSGHRQVAVLDGGFAAWLAEGRPVTRTVPEPVRGDLVVRPAALPVLDADGAAELARHGVLLDARAPQRYTGETEPVDPRPGHVPGAVNSPFTAHAGEDGRWRSPEELARHFAGLGVGPGTPVGAYCGSGVTACSVVLALELSGLRDQDRPAALYAGSWSNWVADPGRPAATGPDPG
- a CDS encoding acetoin utilization protein AcuC, with amino-acid sequence MSSPAVVWDPALLAYNLGDDHPFNPVRLDLTIRLATALGVLEDVPFLVPEPAVAEQLYRAHTAEYVEAVRQAPMAGWDVGHGLGTPDNPVFTDMHEASALVVGSTLLGARRIAEGRALRAVNIAGGLHHAMGDRASGFCVYNDCVVAISWLLDHGFDRIAYVDTDVHHGDGVQAAFYSDPRVLTISLHQHPFTLFPGTGYAGEIGEGAAGGRAVNLPLPPATKDAGWFRAFHAVVPSVLAAFRPQILVTQCGVDSHVEDPLADLSLTVDGHRAIYRTLREFADTFAEGRWLAVGGGGYQLIRVVPRSWTHLLATVLDRDVDPTTPLPRAWTEQVLAMAPKAEVPARMTDGQDGAEPSFSRWGDGMDDPVDIAVRDTRRAVFPLHGLDPDDPRD